Part of the Candidatus Melainabacteria bacterium RIFOXYA2_FULL_32_9 genome, CTTCTTGCTATGCTTATCGCTCCTCTTACTGTCACATCAAGATCAGGAAATTCCTTAATAGCAACGTCAGAAGCTGAATAAACTGATGCACCTGCTTCATTAACAACCAGAGATTTAACAGTTAAATTATGTTTTTTGATTATTTCATTTACGAATACACTTGTTTCTTTTGAAGCTGTACCGTTTCCGATAGAAATAAGCTCTACATTATACTTATCGATAAAATTAAGTAAAATATTCTCGGCTTCTTGCTTTTTATTCTGTGGTTCATGAGGAAATATGGCTTTATATTCTTTGAAATTACCACTCTGATCAATAATTACAACCTTGCAGCCACTTCTGAATCCGGGATCTATTCCCATAATTATTTTGTGTCCTGCCGGAGGAGCAAGTAAAAGATTTTTAAGGTTCTTAGAAAATACGTTTATTGCTTCTTTTTCAGCTTCTTCCAGCTTTAAGTTAAATACTTCAGTTTCTATAGAAGGAAAAAGGAGTCTCTTGTAACTGTCTTTTACTGCTTTGATTAAATCTTCACAAAAAATAAAGTTTTTATTCTTTATTACTCTCGATTGGATGAAATCAATAGCCCAGTTATCATCTGTCTCCAATTTGAAAGAAAGAACACCTTCTTTGGCACCTCTTCTGATTGCAAGAATTCTATGTGAAGGAGATTTCTTAACAGGTTCTGAAAAGTTGTAGTAGACTTCAAATTTTGATTTTTTGTCAGACCAATCTTTTTTTACGTTTGAAACAATGAGTCCTTTTGAAACTGTAGAGTTCCTCAGGTAGCTTTTAATTCCTGCATCTTCAGAAATTCTTTCAGCTATTATATCAAGAGCCCCATCTAAAGCTTGTTGAGTTGTTTCAACACCTTTTTCAGGATTAATGTATTTTGATAAAATCTCTTCTTTGGAATTTTTAGGGCTTATTTGCATCCAAATAAAATCTGCTAAAGGTTCTAAGCCTTTTTCTTTAGCAATTGTAGCTCTGGTTCTCTTTTTGGGTTTGTAGGGTAAATATAAATCTTCTAATTTTTGTTTTTCTGTGCAGTTTATAATCTCTTTTTCGAGTCCAGGCGTTAATTTATCTTGTTCTTTAATGGATTGGAGAACAGTTTCTTTTCTTTTTTCAAGCTCAGTATAATATTCGAATTTCTCACTAATATCTTTTATCTGGATTTCGTTAAGTTCACCGGTTTTTTCTTTTCTATATCTTGCAATAAAAGGAATTGTTGCACCATCTTTAAGAAGTTCGACAGTGTTTTTTACGGATATTTCCTTTAAACTCAGGTCTTTAATTATATTCTCAATAATAAGTCGATCATTCATTGTTTTATTTCCTCTAAAATTATATTAGTTTAAATATGGAGTTATTTAAATATTAGCTTTTTGAAGATAGTGAAATGATACAAAGGAGGTATTGCAGGGAGGTATATTTTCTCCGTCGCTGTTGTTTCATCAAATTGACATGAAACAAAGGCTCCTACAAAAACATACCTCCCTGCAACATTCATTATTAGTTTCGAAATAAAATAGTAGTAACATTAGGAGTAAATTATGAATAGTGATAAAGATAAATTAGTAATTAAGATTCTTGGCTCAGGTAGTTGTGTTCCAAGGGTTGAACGTGCTCCTGCCGGATATTTAATAAAATATAAAGATAAAAAATTCTTGCTTGATTGTGGCCCTGGTATTTTACGGCAATTGGTTAAAGCCGGTGAGGATTATAAAGGCCTTACAGGAGTGATATTTAGCCATTTTCATCCTGATCACTCTTCAGACTTTATTCCTTTAATTCAAGCTCTTGATTACACACCAGGTTTTGATAGAAAAGAAGAATTATTGCTGTTTGGACCTCCAGGCTTAGAAAAATTTACTAAAAGCCTTTATGAAGTTTATGATCTTGGCCCAAGAGGATATGACGTTGCTTATATTAAGCTTGACGGGAAATACGGTCTTAATGATGAACTTTTTATTACAGCTATAAAGGGAAATCATACAAAATCAAGCTCAATTATTAAGATAACTTATAAAGATAATAAGGGTAAAGAGAAAGGACTGGTATATTCAGGAGATACCGATTTTGATCCTGCTATTTCAGAATTTGCAAAGGGAATAGATTTGCTTATTCTGGAATGTTCTTTCCCTTATAAAGCAGGTAAACATTTGACTCCTGAAGAAGCAGGAAAAATAGCTCAGGGTGCGCATCCTGATAAATTATTGCTGACGCATTTTTATCCTCCCTGCGATAGTCCTGATATTGATATTCAGGAGATGGTAAAAGAACACTATTCAGGCCAAATTCTTATAGCAGAGGATTTTATGGAGATAATTATCTAGAAAAATCAGATTTTTTAAAGATTTTTATATTTAGAATTATGTCTTTATCATCCACTTGTTCTGGTTTTAAGCCAAATTCTTTCTTGAATATATAATTTTTTTCAACAAAATTACATATCTCTAGACCATAATTCTTGCAGAAATACTGAGATCCATAATCTTTTGTGTCTCTTGAATTAACCAAAATATAATCAGGAGCATTCACCTGCAGATCTTTCACTATATTTTTCTCTCCAAATGTCTCTATATAATTTGGAAGAAGTGAATAATAAAAACCATTTGAGGGTCTATCGGTTAGGAAGTTTACTATAACTCCTTCTGGAACCATTAGTACTGATTTATCTCTAGGAACTTCTGATTTAATATACTCAATCACTTGATTAAGGCCGTAATTTACTTCTATATTTGAATAGATACTTCCTTTTTCTGTTGATATGGGATAGAAATATACTACTTTTGAAACAAGAATAAACCTAACTAAAAATGCAGAGCTTAAGATAATAAAGAAAATTATGCAGGTTATTTTCCAGATTTTCACATCTAAAAATTTGAAGAAATCAGGAATTTTATCAACAAGGAAAACAACATTTACTAACAATGCTATAGGTAATATGTAAGTACCAAAAACGTGTAAATCAACGTGAAAATACGATTTTAATGTTGCTATAATCCCAATAAATGCAAGAAAAATCAGGATTTTATCTTTTAATTCGAGCTCTTGAAAAGCCGTTTTTATGTTTTTAATATGAAATAACTTTTGAGAAAAAACTTTTTGAAATATTAGAAATACTAAAATTATCGTAGTACTTATAGGCAGCCACGAAAATAAGCCTTCCTCAGTATGTTTAAGGATAAATTTAGTAATATCAAACTGTTTTGATAATATAAACGGGTAAACAGTAGTAGCTAATAATTTTACAAAAAACACAATCAATATAACTGCAATAACAGACGAAATCGCCCAAAATGCTTTATCTTTTTTATAATATTTACTATTTTTAAAATTAAACCGGAATTGCTCTGATATATGACCTGTCAAAATAAGCAAAAGATATGTAATTCCTGAGATTATCAGGAATTTTACAAGCATATCAACAAAAAAACTCAAACTATTTTTAAGTATGCCCCAGGTCAAGAAGAACCCTGTGTTGTTCTTATAGAAATATTTAAGAGCATCTGCCCTGGAATAATTATGCATAAGTTGAATATATTTAGTAACATCATCAAGGCTTAAACCTTGATGAATTAACGTTACCCAGCTAACAGCAGGTATTATTAGTAATGAGATAACGCTTATTATTATATATCTTTTAGGAACAGGCTTGATAAATAAAATTATTGACAAAATTATTAGAAATAGTGAATATTCTATTTTTGACAGTATCGAAATGCCTATAAACAGAAAGGATAATGGAATAAATTTGGGGTTACGGCTTTTAAAATAATAGATACAAAATAATACAGATAACAAAAACCCGCTTAAAGCATAAGTAATAGCGTATGCATAAGGAAAAATGTAATTAGTAATAAAATAATGAAAAATAAACAATACCATTAACATCAAAGATATAGCCCAGCTTACCCAGCTTGAAGTAACAGTTCTGGCAATTAAGTATATTGTTGTTAAAATAATTAACGAATTAACAACTCCAGCTGTGTATAGAGTATTTAGATGTTCCCCAAAGAGCTTGAATAACAATGTATTTAGCTGATAAGAAAAAGGCCCGTATAGAATAAAAATATCTT contains:
- a CDS encoding RNA-binding transcriptional accessory protein; protein product: MNDRLIIENIIKDLSLKEISVKNTVELLKDGATIPFIARYRKEKTGELNEIQIKDISEKFEYYTELEKRKETVLQSIKEQDKLTPGLEKEIINCTEKQKLEDLYLPYKPKKRTRATIAKEKGLEPLADFIWMQISPKNSKEEILSKYINPEKGVETTQQALDGALDIIAERISEDAGIKSYLRNSTVSKGLIVSNVKKDWSDKKSKFEVYYNFSEPVKKSPSHRILAIRRGAKEGVLSFKLETDDNWAIDFIQSRVIKNKNFIFCEDLIKAVKDSYKRLLFPSIETEVFNLKLEEAEKEAINVFSKNLKNLLLAPPAGHKIIMGIDPGFRSGCKVVIIDQSGNFKEYKAIFPHEPQNKKQEAENILLNFIDKYNVELISIGNGTASKETSVFVNEIIKKHNLTVKSLVVNEAGASVYSASDVAIKEFPDLDVTVRGAISIARRLQDPLAELVKIDPKSIGVGQYQHDVNQSELKKSLDLTVESAVNLVGVELNTASVELLSYVSGIGKTIAQNIVNYKVKNESFQNRKELLKVSKLGPKAFEQCAGFLRIRNSKNPLDNSAIHPESYHIVEKMAKDLNVDIKNLIGNEDLTSKINLSSYITENVGMPTLTDITQELKKPGLDPRKEFTSIQFSSDINELKDLETGMELEGTVTNVTNFGAFVDIGVHQDGLIHISQMSNTFVKNPYEIVSVGDNVKVRIISVDKDLKRISLTLIT